The Mytilus galloprovincialis chromosome 7, xbMytGall1.hap1.1, whole genome shotgun sequence genome has a window encoding:
- the LOC143082233 gene encoding uncharacterized protein LOC143082233 produces the protein MAMNAVNDLVAVLGNGLPPVAPRVRTYVDNQMNRRLQRVGMPYGYVAPRLEAPRCSRRLLGLEPEPVLLPVASPELPRNDQPEHFEAVIVPRARLFSVMVPEAAIHIADDEDDMVEVEIAGEELSVLEDEEVIELSLLCGMDTTVEEPADWFLEKTVSFLPTEEETVFFEEVVDEDATTNHAEETVWYGPEEVEVPATPVTPYVVIGNDVGVPLDWEVIPAPVVEVAPVPEAAGRFVGWRQVARVLGCLVTSYQTVSAV, from the exons ATGGCAATGAACGCAGTAAACGACTTGGTAGCAGTTTTAGGAAACGGCCTACCTCCAGTTGCTCCACG TGTGAGGACCTACGTGGACAACCAGATGAACAGGCGTCTCCAACGAGTTGGTATGCCATACGGATATGTGGCTCCACGACTAGAGGCACCACGATGCTCTCGTCGTCTTTTAGGGTTGGAGCCAGAACCAGTACTTCTCCCAGTTGCGTCTCCTGAGCTGCCAAGAAATGATCAACCTGAACATTTCGAAGCAGTTATTGTACCTCGGGCACGATTATTCTCCGTCATGGTTCCTGAAGCAGCTATTCACATTGCTGATGACGAGGATGATATGGTTGAGGTTGAGATAGCTGGCGAGGAGCTCTCGGTTCTGGAGGACGAAGAGGTCATCGAGCTGTCTCTGCTGTGTGGTATGGACACAACGGTGGAGGAACCAGCCGACTGGTTCCTGGAGAAGACCGTGTCTTTCCTGCCAACAGAGGAGGAGACTGTTTTCTTCGAGGAGGTAGTGGATGAGGATGCAACAACCAACCATGCTGAAGAGACTGTCTGGTATGGTCCTGAAGAGGTTGAGGTTCCAGCCACACCAGTCACACCTTATGTTGTTATAGGTAATGATGTAGGTGTTCCTTTGGACTGGGAGGTAATCCCTGCTCCAGTGGTTGAGGTTGCTCCTGTCCCTGAGGCAGCTGGGAGGTTTGTTGGGTGGAGACAGGTGGCTAGAGTGCTAGGCTGCCTTGTTACTTCATACCAAACTGTCTCAGCTGTCTaa